The Candidatus Limnocylindrales bacterium genome includes the window GGGTTTCCGCTGGCGGATTTGATCAAACGCTTTGAACCGACCTCCAAAGCCAAATTTGTTGAATTTACCACCCTGTATGATCCAGAACAGATGCCCGGACAGAAACGGGCTATACTTAAATGGCCCTATGTGGAAGGATTACGCATGGATGAGGCCATGAATCCCCTGACAATCCTGGCCGTTGGGTTGTATGGAGAGGTTTTACCTAACCAGAATGGGGCCCCGCTTCGGCTGGTGGTACCCTGGAAGTATGGGTTCAAGAGTATTAAGTCCATTGTTAAGATACGTTTTGTGGAAGAACAGCCCATGAATACCTGGGCCCTGGCCGCTCCAGATGAGTATGGCTTTTATGCCAATGTAAACCCAGAAGTAGATCATCCCCGTTGGAGCCAGGCCCGGGAACGGCGTGTGGGAGAATTTTTCAAGCGCAAAACCCTTATGTTTAATGGCTATGCAGAACAGGTTGCGCATATGTACGCCAATATGGATTTAAGAACCTATTTTTAAGATCCAGAAGGAGGACTTAATTTAATCCCATTTCACCCCTCTTTCCTGAAGTTTCAGGAAAGGGGAAGTGGGCTTTCTGAGGCAGGTCTGAGGTAGGTGTTTTATGGGAGTGCTCATTGGTAAGCGTTCCCATCTTATCTCCTTCCCGTTTCCCGGGGGAGGGAACTTCGGAGTAAAGCCCCCCTTCCCCTATTACAGGAAGGAAGAGTCAGGGAAAGAGGCTTATTTATAAGCACTCTCCAGGGGAAGGTAAGCAAGAGGGGGAAAGCCCATGAAAATTAAGGTAACAGGGTACTACAGACAATGGATGAGGGAGAAAGGACTAATGACCCGGAATCGGTGGATACAGTATGTGGTGAAGCCTATGGTCTTTGCTGCTTGCCTGATTCCTTTGGTTATATTGATCATCAAGGCCCTGACCGGTCATCTTGGTGCTAACCCTATTGAAGCAACTACCCGAAGTATGGGAGATTGGGCCTTGAGATTCTTATTAATCACCCTGGCCGTGACCCCGCTGAAGCATCTTTTAAAGTGGGACTGGCTGATTCGATTTCGGCGTATGCT containing:
- the msrP gene encoding protein-methionine-sulfoxide reductase catalytic subunit MsrP, giving the protein MLIKIKTNLDIPSSEITDKKLYLNRREFIRAASMAAVTAASGSLGPDLLRPDTVQAGEKLEEVVKGPYSTDEKPTSYTAITTYNNFYEFGTDKESPAEIAPKTLKPRPWSVAVEGEINKPAVYHLEDLIPKTLEERIYRHRCVEAWSMVIPWVGFPLADLIKRFEPTSKAKFVEFTTLYDPEQMPGQKRAILKWPYVEGLRMDEAMNPLTILAVGLYGEVLPNQNGAPLRLVVPWKYGFKSIKSIVKIRFVEEQPMNTWALAAPDEYGFYANVNPEVDHPRWSQARERRVGEFFKRKTLMFNGYAEQVAHMYANMDLRTYF